One window of the Natronomonas marina genome contains the following:
- a CDS encoding DUF2800 domain-containing protein: MPFSVSWNTLLEELDEVPDDAELVTPLSHDTFRVTDVQEHRVVVTFGNTGERRPLQRDQFETLYRRIQDSNGTFELDRLPPDADPYPAVLSLHPRFEVDEEQDIIIEKEEATDTQLLSDEPAAAESDRVEPDGLDVYSDALLLIDALERQDVSDLTALETDALVNLYTLCSDVQRNANDFRQDIADVLLDKLHHDQPVHGQYGSVQRTSRRNRSLRDEEEVLATLEDAGIDRERVTSVDSKKVNEALEVTELSETDVYEVDESEYVRKAEVDEEVKESRLQGLKDRLAASSEAESDELRQEIEALEERIDDLTSFSTGTQMQG; encoded by the coding sequence ATGCCGTTCAGCGTCAGCTGGAACACGCTGCTTGAGGAACTTGACGAGGTGCCCGACGATGCCGAACTTGTCACACCGCTTTCTCACGATACGTTCCGCGTCACGGACGTACAGGAACACCGCGTCGTCGTGACGTTCGGTAATACTGGAGAGCGTCGCCCGCTTCAGCGCGATCAGTTCGAGACCCTCTACCGCCGAATCCAGGACTCGAACGGTACATTCGAACTCGACCGGCTCCCACCCGATGCCGACCCGTATCCGGCGGTACTGAGCCTGCATCCACGATTCGAGGTGGACGAAGAGCAGGACATTATCATCGAAAAAGAGGAGGCGACCGATACGCAACTCCTGAGTGACGAACCGGCGGCTGCCGAGAGCGACCGTGTCGAACCTGATGGGCTCGACGTGTACTCCGATGCGCTCCTCCTCATCGATGCGCTGGAACGTCAGGACGTCTCCGATCTCACAGCGTTGGAGACGGATGCGCTGGTGAACCTCTACACGCTCTGTTCGGACGTCCAACGGAACGCGAACGACTTCCGGCAGGACATCGCCGACGTGTTACTCGATAAACTCCACCACGACCAACCAGTGCACGGACAGTACGGATCGGTCCAGCGAACGTCGCGCCGCAATCGATCGCTGAGAGACGAGGAAGAGGTACTGGCCACGCTGGAAGACGCAGGGATCGACCGTGAGCGCGTCACGAGCGTCGATTCGAAGAAGGTGAACGAGGCACTGGAAGTGACGGAACTCTCGGAAACCGACGTGTACGAGGTAGATGAGAGCGAATACGTCCGGAAGGCGGAAGTCGACGAGGAGGTCAAAGAGTCACGACTCCAGGGGTTGAAAGACCGGCTTGCGGCCAGTAGCGAGGCGGAATCCGACGAACTCCGCCAGGAGATCGAAGCCCTCGAGGAACGCATCGACGACCTCACCAGTTTCAGTACGGGAACACAGATGCAGGGGTAG
- a CDS encoding DUF7475 family protein, giving the protein MSIAGFELRPVEWTPAKGLLVTSALVTAAIHLALATTTGRNVFAVLGLGLLVGFVVFFTDLWQPVLYLVGAVYAGVTTVVWVLAGMPNPLLGAVDKAVQFVLVVLFVYLLVEELREPASDSSGE; this is encoded by the coding sequence ATGTCGATTGCGGGCTTCGAGTTGCGCCCCGTCGAGTGGACGCCGGCGAAGGGGCTGCTGGTCACCTCGGCGCTCGTCACCGCGGCCATCCACCTCGCGCTGGCGACGACGACCGGCCGGAACGTCTTCGCCGTCCTCGGACTCGGTCTCCTCGTCGGGTTCGTCGTCTTCTTTACCGATCTCTGGCAGCCGGTCCTCTACCTGGTCGGCGCCGTCTACGCCGGCGTCACGACCGTCGTCTGGGTGCTGGCCGGCATGCCGAATCCGCTGCTCGGCGCCGTCGACAAGGCCGTCCAGTTCGTCCTCGTGGTGCTTTTCGTCTACCTGCTCGTCGAGGAGTTGCGGGAGCCGGCGTCCGACTCCAGCGGCGAGTAG
- a CDS encoding ribonucleoside-diphosphate reductase, which yields MTQIRDASRELRIDPDSVGGGYFKHAVYNHWDPYEDVDGTLLEQDRERLAAADALGETEFEDLMQTLALFGAGEEAVTEDLAPLMLAVDDIDDQMFVSSQIYEEAKHTQFFDRYWREVVHPVADAKGFERVAPTDQRFFPDGYVELFDRTEDAMERLLTDDTPENRVKAYSHYHLVVESVLAQTGYYGITSALSPRGSDAVPTGDFPHVEGLVEGISYIRSDEGRHVGFGMQKVQHHLAEDGVDEAVVRDTLQDLMPLVAETVSATGEVAEPMPLVEYAREKLTRRIDIITDREATIPDVEELVALDDEPAAAD from the coding sequence ATGACGCAGATACGGGACGCGAGCCGAGAGTTGCGAATCGACCCCGACTCGGTCGGCGGCGGCTACTTCAAACACGCCGTCTACAACCACTGGGACCCCTACGAGGACGTCGACGGGACGCTCCTGGAGCAGGACCGCGAGCGCCTGGCGGCGGCCGACGCCCTCGGCGAGACGGAGTTCGAGGACCTGATGCAGACGCTGGCGCTGTTCGGTGCCGGCGAGGAAGCCGTCACCGAGGACCTCGCGCCGCTGATGTTGGCCGTCGACGACATCGACGACCAGATGTTCGTCTCCAGTCAGATCTACGAGGAGGCCAAGCACACCCAGTTCTTCGACCGCTACTGGCGGGAGGTCGTCCACCCGGTGGCGGACGCGAAGGGCTTCGAGCGGGTGGCGCCGACCGACCAGCGGTTCTTCCCCGACGGCTACGTCGAACTGTTCGACCGCACCGAGGACGCGATGGAACGGCTCCTGACCGACGACACCCCTGAGAACCGCGTGAAGGCGTACTCGCACTACCACCTGGTCGTCGAATCGGTGCTGGCACAGACCGGCTACTACGGCATCACGTCGGCGCTGTCGCCGCGCGGCAGCGACGCGGTCCCGACCGGCGATTTCCCCCACGTCGAGGGACTGGTCGAGGGTATCTCCTACATCCGGAGCGACGAGGGACGACACGTCGGCTTCGGGATGCAGAAGGTCCAGCACCACCTCGCCGAGGACGGCGTCGACGAGGCGGTCGTCCGGGACACCCTCCAGGACCTGATGCCGCTGGTCGCCGAGACGGTCAGCGCCACCGGCGAGGTCGCCGAGCCGATGCCGCTGGTCGAGTACGCCCGCGAGAAACTCACTCGCCGCATCGACATCATCACCGACCGCGAGGCGACGATTCCGGACGTCGAGGAACTGGTCGCACTGGACGACGAACCCGCCGCCGCGGACTGA
- a CDS encoding helix-turn-helix domain-containing protein: protein MRYATVVISPNGGGLQPTDESLTADPTVTRDAIHQINLLSDDTCVTLYSVRGNLDRAAAILDDQSDVIAHDVSGDREGLAYIHFRPTETVARLLSIVGDNEIVLKTPIDCLDDGGVRVTLVGDDETIQRVVDSIPDSLRLSLEGIGDYHPDSEQLFSVLTERQQEILEAAVELGYYEEPRQATHEEIARTVDVSAGTVGEHLRKVEGKVLASLVQ from the coding sequence ATGCGCTACGCGACCGTCGTCATCTCCCCGAACGGTGGCGGCCTCCAGCCCACCGACGAGTCGCTCACCGCCGACCCGACGGTCACGCGCGACGCCATCCACCAGATCAACCTCCTGTCGGACGACACCTGCGTGACCCTCTACAGCGTCCGCGGGAACCTCGACCGGGCCGCCGCCATCCTCGACGACCAGTCGGACGTCATCGCTCACGACGTCTCCGGCGACCGCGAGGGACTGGCCTACATCCACTTCCGGCCGACCGAGACGGTCGCTCGCCTGCTGTCCATCGTCGGCGACAACGAGATCGTCCTCAAGACGCCCATCGACTGCCTCGACGACGGCGGTGTCCGCGTCACACTGGTCGGCGACGACGAGACCATCCAGCGGGTCGTTGACTCTATCCCGGACTCGTTGCGTCTCTCGCTGGAGGGCATCGGCGACTACCACCCCGACTCCGAACAGCTCTTTTCGGTCCTCACCGAGCGCCAGCAGGAGATCCTGGAGGCCGCCGTCGAGCTGGGCTACTACGAGGAGCCACGGCAGGCCACCCACGAGGAGATAGCCCGGACCGTCGACGTCTCCGCTGGCACCGTCGGCGAGCACCTCCGGAAGGTCGAGGGGAAGGTGCTGGCCTCGCTCGTCCAGTGA